A single window of Flagellimonas maritima DNA harbors:
- a CDS encoding transporter produces MGFQNIKKCLLIILIVPLFLNAQYTDVINSNRPGRAVSAYAVGKNVIQAEIGILYEQQDNANFNSDSNIFGSDFAFRYGLLFETLEIKWEGSFINQNITFPDLDTEETRTDFSRNRLGLKYLVFDPFKNPENNKPNLYSWRANNKFQWKNLIPAVSVYAGATFNLGENPFYPTDPTVSPRAAIAAQSRLTPRFVLISNIAYDRIGTDFPELSYAVSLTHSFRDPKWSVFIENQGISSDRYSDILLRTGVAYLFNPNFQADFHLGSGFKDSPSRIFAVLGASYRLDFHKDKLVAIQDQKAGENGSIPRNAQKKKEKKKKKKGKKNKDDVDF; encoded by the coding sequence ATGGGTTTCCAAAACATTAAAAAATGTCTTCTAATAATTTTAATTGTGCCGCTGTTTTTAAATGCACAATATACGGATGTCATAAATTCCAATAGACCTGGAAGAGCTGTCAGTGCTTATGCCGTGGGAAAAAACGTTATACAGGCTGAAATAGGAATCCTTTACGAGCAACAGGATAATGCTAATTTTAATTCTGACTCTAATATTTTTGGTTCTGATTTTGCTTTTAGATACGGTTTGCTTTTTGAAACTTTGGAAATTAAATGGGAAGGATCTTTTATCAACCAAAATATTACGTTTCCAGATTTAGATACCGAAGAAACAAGGACAGACTTTTCAAGAAACCGATTGGGTTTGAAGTATTTGGTTTTTGACCCTTTTAAAAATCCAGAAAACAATAAGCCAAATCTTTACAGCTGGCGTGCAAACAATAAATTTCAATGGAAAAATCTGATTCCAGCAGTTTCGGTGTATGCAGGGGCCACATTTAATTTAGGTGAAAACCCCTTTTATCCCACTGACCCAACTGTATCCCCAAGAGCTGCCATAGCGGCACAAAGTAGATTAACTCCCAGATTTGTTTTAATTTCCAACATAGCCTATGACCGAATCGGCACAGATTTTCCTGAATTGAGCTATGCGGTCTCCCTTACCCATTCGTTTAGAGATCCCAAATGGAGCGTTTTTATTGAAAATCAGGGTATATCAAGTGATAGATATTCCGATATTCTTTTACGTACTGGCGTGGCCTACCTTTTTAATCCCAACTTTCAAGCAGATTTTCATTTAGGCTCAGGATTCAAAGATTCGCCTTCACGTATTTTTGCAGTATTGGGTGCTTCGTACCGATTGGATTTCCATAAGGATAAGCTGGTTGCCATTCAAGATCAAAAAGCAGGCGAAAACGGAAGTATCCCAAGAAATGCCCAAAAGAAAAAAGAAAAGAAAAAGAAGAAAAAGGGCAAAAAAAATAAAGATGATGTAGACTTTTAA
- a CDS encoding DUF4834 family protein — protein sequence MVLLKTILILVLVYYTIKLLAKWLVPKLFSYAIKKTQERFGQQFGNHQDFGPRPEQKGETKIFKKPFKKSNPSKKVGEYIDFEEID from the coding sequence ATGGTTTTATTAAAAACGATTTTAATACTTGTATTAGTATACTACACTATTAAATTACTGGCGAAATGGTTGGTTCCTAAGCTTTTCAGTTATGCAATAAAAAAAACACAGGAACGCTTTGGACAACAATTCGGTAATCATCAGGATTTTGGACCCAGACCCGAACAAAAAGGTGAGACCAAAATTTTTAAAAAACCATTTAAAAAATCCAACCCTTCAAAAAAAGTTGGAGAATATATAGATTTTGAAGAAATTGACTAA
- a CDS encoding YfhO family protein, translating into MNLSPKAIITHICVITFFILASLVYFYPVLQGKAIFQSDIAQYKGMAKERNDFKELTDEESYWTNSAFGGMPTYQLGANYPHDYIKKLDRLIRFLPRPADYLFLYLVGFYILMLCMKVDYRLAILGALAFGFSTYLIIILGVGHNAKAHALGYIPMVLGGIILVFRKKYILGFILTALAMALEISANHYQMTYYFMLLVLVLGLVYLIYAIKNKQLKHYFVSVAIMLAAVALSIATNATGLMATKEYADWSTRGTSELTINPDGSAKTSQAGLDKEYITEYSYGIAESLNLFVPGLFGGSGSEDLGKNSKAYEYLIEQGLSPSKALEFSSGIPLYWGNQPIVAGPAYIGAIIFFLFLLGLFLVKGKKKWWILTGAILALLLSWGKNFPALTNFMIDYFPLYNKFRAVSSIQVVLELCFPILAILGIRELFKSKVDTTKKLTALKFSFFITLGLGILIFLLKGFFDFEGLRDETYRGYFGDELMTMIHRDREAVYISDTIRSLLFVILTAMALWFLIKEKIGKNLVVLVLGALILFDLIGVNLRYVNEGDFVRQRNVNTPFQTSQLDQMIQQDNTTFRVFDPQEGLNGARTSYFHKSIGGYHAAKPRQLQNLFEYHLYQNNIEVLNMLNVKYIIQQDEEGNSFPAVNDNANGNAWFVERLIPVKSANEEIQKLEGFDSKLQAVVNTNSYPTLTKLRYDIDSLATIDLVDHRPNYIKYKTDNANDGFAVFSEMHYPNGWKAYIDGDLKEHYKVNYALRGLKVPAGKHEIEFKFTPKVVETGSKISLASCILLGLIIVGGIGFSFRSKKAKTKP; encoded by the coding sequence ATGAATCTTTCTCCAAAAGCGATTATCACCCATATTTGTGTTATAACTTTCTTTATCCTTGCCTCCTTGGTTTATTTTTATCCCGTCCTTCAGGGCAAGGCCATTTTCCAATCGGACATTGCGCAGTATAAAGGTATGGCCAAAGAGCGAAATGACTTTAAAGAATTGACGGATGAGGAATCTTACTGGACGAATAGTGCTTTTGGAGGCATGCCCACATATCAGTTAGGTGCAAATTACCCCCATGACTACATAAAAAAGCTAGATAGGCTCATACGGTTTTTGCCCAGGCCCGCAGATTATCTTTTTCTGTATTTGGTGGGATTCTACATTTTGATGCTCTGCATGAAGGTCGACTACCGACTCGCCATCTTAGGTGCATTGGCCTTTGGTTTTTCTACATACCTAATCATAATTCTTGGTGTTGGGCACAATGCGAAGGCACATGCTTTAGGATACATCCCTATGGTTTTGGGAGGAATCATTCTCGTATTCCGAAAGAAATATATCCTTGGATTTATACTGACAGCACTTGCCATGGCTTTGGAAATAAGTGCCAACCACTACCAAATGACCTATTACTTTATGCTGTTGGTCTTGGTATTGGGATTGGTCTACCTCATCTATGCCATAAAAAACAAACAGCTAAAACATTATTTTGTCTCTGTAGCAATCATGCTCGCCGCCGTCGCGTTGTCCATTGCTACCAATGCAACAGGGCTGATGGCTACCAAAGAATATGCGGATTGGAGTACACGGGGCACATCTGAATTGACCATTAATCCTGATGGTAGTGCCAAAACATCCCAAGCGGGTCTTGATAAAGAGTACATTACAGAGTATAGTTACGGTATTGCAGAATCGTTGAATTTGTTTGTCCCTGGATTATTTGGTGGTTCAGGCAGTGAAGATTTAGGAAAAAATTCTAAAGCGTATGAGTATTTGATCGAGCAAGGGCTTTCGCCTTCCAAAGCATTGGAATTTTCTAGTGGAATCCCTTTATATTGGGGAAATCAGCCTATAGTAGCAGGACCAGCTTATATTGGTGCCATTATTTTCTTTTTGTTTTTGCTTGGGCTTTTCTTGGTGAAAGGAAAAAAGAAATGGTGGATATTAACGGGTGCAATTCTGGCATTGCTTTTATCTTGGGGCAAAAATTTTCCTGCTCTGACCAATTTTATGATCGATTACTTTCCGTTGTATAATAAGTTCCGAGCAGTATCATCTATTCAAGTGGTGTTGGAACTTTGTTTCCCAATATTGGCAATCTTGGGAATACGGGAGCTATTCAAATCGAAAGTAGATACGACTAAAAAACTAACGGCATTGAAATTTAGCTTTTTCATTACCCTTGGCCTAGGTATCTTGATTTTCTTGCTGAAAGGTTTCTTTGATTTTGAGGGCTTACGGGATGAAACCTACAGAGGTTATTTTGGAGATGAATTAATGACAATGATTCATCGTGATCGTGAAGCAGTATATATTAGCGATACGATTCGTTCATTGCTGTTTGTCATTTTGACGGCAATGGCACTTTGGTTTTTAATAAAAGAGAAAATAGGAAAGAACTTAGTGGTACTTGTTCTTGGCGCTTTGATTTTGTTCGATTTAATAGGAGTGAACCTACGTTACGTCAACGAAGGTGATTTTGTACGCCAACGAAACGTAAACACACCGTTCCAGACCAGTCAGTTAGATCAAATGATCCAGCAAGATAACACAACATTTAGGGTCTTTGACCCGCAGGAAGGTCTGAATGGGGCAAGAACTTCGTATTTCCATAAATCCATTGGAGGATACCATGCCGCAAAACCGAGGCAGTTGCAAAATCTTTTTGAATATCATTTATATCAAAATAATATAGAGGTTTTGAATATGTTGAATGTTAAGTACATCATTCAGCAAGATGAGGAGGGCAATAGTTTTCCTGCAGTAAATGATAACGCAAACGGAAATGCTTGGTTTGTGGAACGTTTGATCCCGGTAAAATCCGCCAACGAAGAAATTCAGAAACTTGAGGGGTTTGATTCAAAATTACAGGCGGTCGTCAATACAAACTCCTATCCGACCCTGACCAAACTTCGTTATGATATAGATTCCTTGGCTACTATCGATTTGGTCGACCATCGGCCCAATTATATTAAATACAAAACCGATAACGCGAACGATGGTTTTGCCGTTTTTTCCGAGATGCATTATCCAAATGGATGGAAAGCTTATATAGATGGGGATTTAAAGGAGCATTACAAAGTCAACTATGCATTGAGAGGACTTAAAGTTCCCGCGGGAAAACATGAAATAGAATTCAAGTTTACACCAAAAGTCGTTGAGACGGGAAGCAAGATTTCCTTGGCCAGTTGCATTTTATTGGGACTTATCATTGTTGGTGGCATAGGATTTTCGTTCCGTTCCAAAAAAGCTAAAACCAAGCCCTGA